A genome region from Deltaproteobacteria bacterium includes the following:
- a CDS encoding PEGA domain-containing protein, translating to MATLERDIFKRTASAYELAKQLQAVLLNIAKEPNDYDLRSLMQKLWPEGSAAIGVNKRVTLELPNIKNSSLVANENTPSTEIAKPKTNNDKISKTYLKQQSAILPIRRKVLVVISMTIAVLAAISIFLAWNYFPQNSQEVHKLYFGIATDNQPIKIQSVETSAGAPVNYMPPVQTSVIPASAIKPATSLGANRKVITNKESVINNKKVPKKNKLKDNQNKETPLNKNSAVLEIISTSTWANITINGKTYGTTPLIIELPAGKYKLQAQRDGWQAVAYTITLTAGETRRWSPQMHMNAP from the coding sequence ATGGCAACGCTTGAACGTGATATTTTCAAGCGTACTGCTTCAGCTTATGAACTTGCTAAACAACTGCAAGCTGTTTTGTTAAACATCGCAAAAGAACCTAATGACTATGATTTACGCTCACTCATGCAAAAGTTATGGCCAGAAGGTTCAGCAGCCATAGGTGTTAATAAAAGAGTTACTTTAGAATTACCCAATATAAAGAATTCATCACTAGTAGCAAATGAGAATACTCCGTCAACAGAGATTGCTAAACCAAAAACAAACAACGACAAAATTTCTAAGACTTATCTTAAACAGCAATCTGCAATTTTGCCCATCAGGCGTAAAGTCTTAGTTGTCATTAGTATGACAATAGCTGTTTTAGCGGCTATAAGTATATTTTTAGCTTGGAATTATTTCCCTCAAAATTCGCAAGAAGTGCATAAATTATATTTTGGTATAGCAACAGATAATCAGCCAATAAAAATTCAATCAGTTGAAACTAGTGCTGGGGCACCGGTAAATTATATGCCGCCAGTACAAACCTCTGTGATCCCTGCATCTGCTATTAAACCAGCAACTTCTCTAGGAGCTAATCGCAAAGTTATTACGAACAAAGAATCTGTCATTAACAATAAGAAAGTTCCTAAGAAAAATAAGTTAAAAGATAATCAGAATAAAGAAACTCCACTTAATAAAAATTCAGCCGTTCTCGAGATTATTTCAACAAGCACATGGGCGAACATTACAATTAATGGTAAAACTTATGGTACAACACCATTAATTATTGAATTGCCAGCGGGTAAATATAAATTACAAGCACAGCGTGATGGTTGGCAGGCTGTTGCATATACTATAACGTTAACTGCTGGCGAAACCCGTAGATGGTCACCGCAAATGCATATGAACGCGCCATAA
- a CDS encoding heme lyase CcmF/NrfE family subunit, translated as MNSIIGQSLIWIAMIAAFAGVLLGFVTGKNPSRTSMQWLYRLVMIFSGAMVAANVVMVTALITHDFSVSYVAKVGSRSTPLSITIVSLWSALEGSLLFWGFILALVVVAFAHIWRKNSPRHMAYAIGTILTVSLFFAIIIVGPANPFTVLSPIPFDGPGPNPLLQNHPLMIIHPPLLYCGYVAMVLPFAIAIAVLLAGETNWPWLNMLRQTMLIAWGFLGLGILTGSWWSYEILGWGGYWSWDPIENASLIPWLTATACLHAIIIQKRQKFLALLTLALAIITFLLTIFGTFITRSGIINSVHAFTQSTIGPTFLAFLGVISIASLALLSKRNVLNSSTISTTKSYTLLSKPTLLLMVIALLLTFAFTILLGTIFPLFTEFMRGVKISVGAPYFNNMSVPIVICLLIILALSYFAPFEEVKIIHPNFLLISLFISSITFILFLLTGIRPIFADFIFSLCAFAATGILLSFTYVFSINKIDSTENKNHRCWSKYFLTRFLGMQLIHLSFIIIVAAVCGSHFYKQTYEFSLTPGSNQSINNYKLTYVKASLLKEPHRQAINTKIKLEQNNKIFSFLYPSLVYYQTQREPLGVPHILTINYRDLYLSLISFNHDDNKASFKFFIIPLISWLWLTIPLIGVGTILLISFKNKSSVD; from the coding sequence TTGAACAGTATAATCGGTCAAAGCCTTATTTGGATAGCAATGATTGCTGCTTTCGCCGGAGTGCTATTAGGTTTTGTAACCGGCAAAAATCCTAGTCGCACTTCTATGCAATGGCTTTATCGGTTGGTGATGATTTTTTCGGGGGCCATGGTTGCTGCTAATGTTGTTATGGTAACTGCTCTTATAACCCATGACTTTTCTGTTAGTTATGTTGCTAAAGTTGGTAGCCGCTCAACTCCATTATCAATTACTATTGTATCTTTATGGTCAGCCCTTGAAGGTTCACTTCTATTTTGGGGCTTTATACTAGCTTTAGTTGTTGTCGCTTTTGCCCATATATGGCGCAAAAATTCTCCCCGACATATGGCATATGCTATCGGCACAATTCTTACGGTTTCACTTTTTTTTGCAATAATTATTGTTGGTCCGGCAAATCCGTTTACCGTCTTATCGCCGATACCCTTTGACGGCCCAGGACCAAATCCACTTTTGCAAAACCATCCATTAATGATTATTCACCCGCCACTACTATACTGTGGCTATGTTGCAATGGTGCTACCGTTTGCAATTGCTATTGCAGTCTTGCTAGCTGGTGAAACCAATTGGCCTTGGCTAAACATGCTACGTCAAACAATGCTAATTGCTTGGGGCTTTCTTGGCCTCGGTATTCTTACTGGGAGTTGGTGGTCATATGAAATATTAGGTTGGGGTGGTTATTGGTCTTGGGATCCCATAGAAAACGCTTCACTTATTCCTTGGCTAACGGCAACTGCTTGCCTACATGCAATTATAATTCAAAAACGCCAAAAGTTTTTAGCATTGTTAACATTAGCCTTAGCTATTATTACTTTTCTATTAACTATTTTCGGTACCTTTATAACTCGTAGTGGTATTATTAATTCCGTACATGCCTTTACTCAATCAACTATTGGTCCCACATTTCTTGCCTTTTTAGGGGTTATATCAATAGCTTCTTTAGCTTTACTCAGTAAACGTAATGTTCTTAACTCATCAACTATATCAACTACTAAATCTTATACGCTATTATCAAAACCTACTTTGCTTCTTATGGTTATTGCATTATTACTAACTTTTGCTTTTACCATACTTCTTGGCACTATATTTCCGTTATTTACTGAATTTATGCGTGGGGTTAAAATTTCAGTTGGCGCCCCTTATTTTAATAACATGTCTGTGCCCATTGTTATTTGCTTACTTATAATCTTAGCACTTAGTTACTTCGCCCCCTTCGAAGAAGTAAAAATAATTCACCCAAATTTTTTACTTATTTCATTATTTATCTCCAGTATAACATTTATTCTATTTTTGTTAACCGGCATCCGCCCCATATTTGCCGATTTTATTTTTTCACTTTGTGCTTTTGCTGCAACTGGTATCTTACTAAGTTTTACTTATGTATTCTCAATCAATAAAATTGATAGTACTGAAAACAAAAACCATCGATGTTGGTCTAAATATTTTTTAACTCGTTTCTTAGGGATGCAGCTAATTCATCTTTCTTTTATTATCATTGTTGCTGCAGTCTGTGGTTCGCATTTTTATAAACAAACTTACGAGTTCTCACTTACACCAGGGTCAAACCAATCCATTAACAATTATAAACTCACTTATGTAAAAGCATCGTTGTTAAAAGAACCACATCGCCAAGCAATAAATACAAAAATTAAACTTGAACAAAATAACAAAATTTTCTCTTTTTTATATCCATCACTAGTTTATTACCAAACTCAACGTGAACCTCTTGGTGTACCTCATATTTTGACTATTAATTACCGCGATTTATATTTATCACTTATATCGTTCAACCATGACGATAATAAAGCTTCGTTTAAATTTTTTATCATTCCACTTATTTCTTGGTTATGGTTGACTATACCGCTAATAGGTGTTGGAACTATTTTGTTGATAAGTTTTAAAAATAAATCTTCCGTAGACTAA
- a CDS encoding lysophospholipid acyltransferase family protein, producing the protein MEVLAIVLFLSRIFSALPLNWSLRIGRFFSWLWYWGIPIRLKVARQNISRVFKGSLDAKAQKRILRATTRHWAMYGVESLRLPYLSDKQIEQLIKREGFEHLEAGLARGKGIVCVTAHIGSFDLLACSGPLMGLPLAVVFKDIAWKPARDFWYAVRDRTGVRQIAPRNSKNEIRASLARNEIVAFAVDQHMARHRAIVCDFFNHLAATSPAPVRFAMETGATIITCHIERLDQNGHHLFHVDPPFILETPYKENADNIRYNTERLNRVIEGWIRKVPEQWLWLHRRWKVDDNPDGWEIPHDLWTKVGRKGDPPLLLNSTSQIP; encoded by the coding sequence GTGGAGGTTTTAGCCATTGTTCTTTTTTTAAGCCGCATATTTTCTGCGCTGCCCCTCAATTGGTCTTTGAGGATTGGGCGATTTTTTAGTTGGCTATGGTATTGGGGCATTCCCATTCGTCTTAAAGTGGCGCGGCAGAATATTTCTCGTGTTTTTAAGGGTTCGCTTGATGCCAAAGCGCAAAAGCGTATTTTGCGAGCAACAACTCGTCATTGGGCAATGTATGGGGTTGAGAGTTTGCGACTTCCGTATTTGAGTGACAAACAGATTGAACAATTAATTAAACGAGAAGGTTTTGAACATCTTGAAGCTGGTTTAGCGCGTGGCAAAGGTATTGTCTGTGTTACTGCTCATATTGGTAGTTTTGATTTATTAGCTTGTAGCGGCCCTTTAATGGGTTTGCCGTTGGCGGTAGTATTTAAAGATATTGCTTGGAAACCGGCGCGAGATTTTTGGTATGCGGTTCGTGATCGTACCGGAGTTCGTCAAATTGCACCACGTAATTCAAAAAATGAAATTCGTGCTAGTTTAGCGCGTAATGAAATAGTTGCGTTTGCTGTTGACCAACACATGGCGCGACATCGTGCTATTGTGTGTGATTTCTTTAATCATTTAGCAGCAACTTCACCAGCTCCAGTGCGATTTGCCATGGAGACTGGTGCTACTATTATTACTTGCCATATTGAAAGACTTGATCAAAATGGACATCATTTATTTCATGTAGATCCACCATTCATACTTGAAACACCATATAAGGAGAATGCTGACAATATTCGTTATAACACTGAACGCTTAAATCGTGTAATTGAAGGTTGGATACGAAAAGTGCCAGAGCAATGGCTATGGTTGCATCGACGTTGGAAGGTTGATGATAATCCGGATGGTTGGGAAATACCTCATGATCTTTGGACTAAAGTAGGTCGCAAAGGGGATCCACCATTATTGTTAAATTCAACCTCACAAATACCATAG
- a CDS encoding cytochrome c-type biogenesis protein CcmH yields MNIYFIITLCLTANLNSTNANNIHPVNPVIEQIGRELRCPVCQGVPIGESPAPMAHSMMHKVRELHAQGKSREEILQYFVERYGEWVLLNPTTKGINWLLWLLPLIIFIFSISAIYFYISTQKKVDRINQSITHNTAAKEQNTYNNNASANNITISSLPKHKHFVKLLPFAIYFLLLLGFVLFSLYTSLFSSKSSSSDQSVKQQNSSSSLPPLFITAAPIDANEWQNLIDKISKEPNNVDLLVRMGHLLIIDRMYEEAQLVTERALKINSSNFEARIHAAALIALTDPQTALNKLYELLQTNPNFANGWLLHGTISMWSGHIDLMYDSFNKYIETAPDGNDKTFIINMLQQLKSTSRFSRPHKN; encoded by the coding sequence ATGAATATATATTTTATTATTACCCTTTGCTTAACTGCAAATCTCAACTCTACAAATGCAAATAATATTCATCCAGTTAATCCTGTAATTGAGCAAATTGGCCGTGAGCTACGCTGTCCGGTATGCCAAGGAGTGCCAATTGGTGAATCACCGGCACCAATGGCCCATTCAATGATGCATAAAGTACGTGAACTACACGCTCAAGGAAAATCCCGTGAAGAAATATTACAATACTTTGTTGAACGATATGGTGAATGGGTATTGCTTAACCCAACCACCAAAGGCATTAATTGGCTGCTATGGCTATTACCACTTATAATTTTTATATTTTCAATATCGGCAATCTATTTTTATATTTCAACTCAAAAAAAAGTTGATCGCATAAATCAATCAATAACTCATAACACCGCCGCAAAAGAGCAAAATACTTATAATAACAACGCATCGGCTAACAATATAACTATTTCATCATTACCAAAGCACAAACATTTCGTCAAATTATTACCATTTGCTATTTATTTTCTTTTGCTACTAGGTTTTGTATTATTTTCTTTATATACATCTTTATTTTCTTCAAAATCATCTTCATCAGATCAATCGGTTAAGCAACAAAATTCTTCCTCCTCACTACCTCCGCTTTTTATTACTGCCGCACCTATTGATGCGAATGAATGGCAAAATTTAATTGATAAAATATCAAAAGAACCAAATAATGTTGATTTATTAGTAAGAATGGGACATTTGTTGATCATTGATAGAATGTATGAAGAAGCACAACTTGTTACTGAACGAGCTTTAAAAATAAATAGCAGCAATTTTGAAGCTCGCATTCATGCTGCCGCGCTAATCGCGCTTACTGATCCTCAGACCGCACTCAATAAGCTTTATGAATTGTTACAAACTAATCCCAACTTTGCTAATGGTTGGTTACTGCATGGTACTATTAGTATGTGGTCAGGTCATATTGACCTTATGTATGATAGCTTTAACAAATATATAGAAACTGCCCCTGATGGAAATGATAAAACCTTTATTATAAATATGCTGCAACAACTAAAATCTACTAGTCGCTTTTCGCGGCCCCACAAGAATTAA
- a CDS encoding TlpA family protein disulfide reductase yields MNWRLFSITSIAVVFLLVILFMGFFYDPHAVPSVLVNRPAPSFSLIEHQGTNWNLLQNQGKPIVINFWASWCQPCIDELATLAKLSQDYKERITFIGILYQDTTENAQAILHEYSQYFPQLLDHAGLVAIDYGVAGIPESFIIDSKGIIRQKIVGIINPDQLRHDLDILLMSNSTP; encoded by the coding sequence ATGAATTGGCGACTGTTTAGTATTACGAGCATTGCAGTCGTATTTTTATTAGTAATTTTATTTATGGGTTTTTTTTATGACCCTCATGCAGTACCTTCTGTTTTAGTCAATAGACCCGCACCATCATTTTCACTTATTGAACACCAAGGTACAAATTGGAATTTACTTCAAAACCAAGGCAAACCTATCGTTATCAATTTTTGGGCAAGTTGGTGTCAACCTTGTATTGACGAATTGGCAACACTTGCAAAATTATCACAAGACTATAAAGAACGGATAACTTTCATAGGTATTCTATATCAAGACACTACTGAAAATGCGCAAGCAATATTACATGAATATTCTCAATATTTTCCACAATTACTAGACCACGCCGGTCTTGTTGCAATTGATTATGGGGTAGCTGGCATACCAGAAAGTTTTATCATCGATAGTAAAGGTATTATTCGCCAAAAAATCGTTGGCATTATTAACCCTGATCAATTACGCCATGATCTTGACATATTACTAATGAGTAATTCGACGCCATGA